In Desulfovibrio sp., the following are encoded in one genomic region:
- the argF gene encoding ornithine carbamoyltransferase: MPKRFLEIHDMSPAEARAVVARAIEMKHIKFRSDLLEGRTVALIFEKASTRTRVSFEMAVRHLGGSTIYMTQHDSQLGRSEPVEDTIRVLSRYVDGLVMRTFEHSKLERMWAKSSIPIVNALSDDFHPCQVMGDVMTMVENGANLEKTKVAWIGDGNNMAQSWINSATYFPFELALACPEGYLPKKDILDAALAQGAKITLTADPGQAISGAHFVNTDVWASMGQEGETEERLKVFKDYQVDAKAMAKAAPGAKFMHCLPAHQGEEVTTDVFESEASIVWDQAENRMHIQMAILEWVYTLQYDTAPYTLAEI, encoded by the coding sequence GCACATCAAGTTCCGGTCGGACCTGCTTGAGGGACGCACCGTGGCGCTTATTTTCGAGAAAGCCTCCACCCGCACCCGCGTGTCCTTCGAAATGGCGGTTCGCCATCTGGGCGGGTCCACCATCTACATGACCCAGCACGACTCCCAGCTGGGGCGTTCCGAGCCCGTGGAAGACACCATCCGCGTGCTGTCGCGCTACGTTGACGGCCTGGTCATGCGCACCTTCGAGCACTCCAAGCTCGAACGCATGTGGGCCAAGTCCTCCATTCCCATCGTCAACGCCCTGTCCGACGATTTCCATCCCTGCCAGGTGATGGGAGACGTGATGACCATGGTGGAGAACGGCGCGAATCTGGAAAAGACCAAGGTGGCCTGGATCGGCGACGGCAACAACATGGCCCAGTCCTGGATCAATTCCGCCACGTATTTCCCCTTCGAACTGGCCCTGGCCTGTCCCGAAGGCTACCTGCCCAAGAAGGACATCCTGGACGCGGCCCTGGCCCAGGGAGCCAAGATCACCCTGACGGCCGACCCCGGCCAGGCGATCTCCGGCGCGCATTTCGTCAACACCGACGTGTGGGCCTCCATGGGCCAGGAAGGCGAGACAGAAGAACGCCTCAAGGTGTTCAAGGACTACCAGGTCGATGCCAAGGCCATGGCCAAGGCCGCGCCCGGAGCCAAGTTCATGCACTGCCTGCCCGCCCACCAGGGCGAGGAAGTGACCACGGACGTCTTCGAATCCGAAGCCTCCATCGTCTGGGACCAGGCCGAGAACCGGATGCACATCCAGATGGCCATTCTGGAGTGGGTCTACACCTTACAATACGACACCGCCCCCTATACCCTCGCGGAGATCTAA
- a CDS encoding argininosuccinate synthase, giving the protein MSSIKKVVLAYSGGLDTSVILKWIKKTYQCEVITMTADLGQEEELDGLEEKARNTGASKAYIDDLREEFARDFVFPILRAAAVYEGRYLLGTSIARPCIAKRMVEIALKEGAQAVSHGATGKGNDQVRFELTAMALAPQLKTIAPWREWDFKGRADLMAFAKDNGIPVPVTKEKPYSCDRNLMHLSFEGGELEDPWNEPGPHSHLLCCRAEDAPNEAEYIELEFEKGDPIAVDGKKMSPAEIIRFLNKLGGKHGVGRLDMVENRFVGMKSRGVYETPGCTIIHAAHRDLEGITLDREVMHLRDSLIPRYAEMVYYGFWFAPEREAIQALIDKSQEKVFGTVRVKLYKGQATPVGRKSPNSLYNTELVTFEEDSVYDQSDATGFIRLQGLRLRGYKKM; this is encoded by the coding sequence ATGAGCAGCATCAAGAAAGTGGTCCTGGCCTATTCCGGCGGCCTGGACACGTCTGTCATCCTCAAGTGGATCAAGAAGACCTACCAGTGCGAGGTCATCACCATGACCGCCGACCTGGGCCAGGAAGAGGAGCTCGACGGCCTGGAAGAGAAGGCCCGCAACACCGGTGCCTCCAAGGCCTACATCGACGATCTGCGCGAGGAGTTCGCGCGCGATTTCGTCTTCCCCATCCTGCGCGCCGCGGCCGTGTACGAGGGCCGCTATCTGCTGGGCACGTCCATCGCCAGGCCCTGCATCGCCAAGCGCATGGTGGAGATCGCCCTGAAGGAGGGCGCCCAGGCCGTGTCCCACGGCGCCACGGGCAAGGGCAACGACCAGGTGCGCTTCGAGCTCACCGCCATGGCCCTGGCCCCGCAACTCAAAACCATCGCCCCCTGGCGCGAATGGGACTTCAAGGGCCGCGCCGACCTCATGGCCTTTGCCAAGGACAACGGCATCCCCGTGCCCGTGACCAAGGAAAAACCCTACAGCTGCGACCGCAACCTCATGCACCTCTCCTTCGAGGGCGGCGAACTGGAAGACCCCTGGAACGAACCCGGCCCGCACAGCCACCTGCTCTGCTGCCGCGCCGAAGACGCGCCCAACGAGGCCGAGTACATCGAGCTGGAATTCGAGAAGGGCGATCCGATCGCTGTAGACGGCAAGAAGATGAGCCCGGCAGAGATCATCCGCTTCCTCAACAAGCTTGGCGGCAAGCACGGAGTGGGGCGCCTGGACATGGTGGAGAACCGCTTCGTGGGTATGAAGTCCCGCGGGGTGTACGAAACCCCGGGCTGCACCATCATCCACGCCGCACACCGCGACCTGGAAGGCATCACCCTGGACCGCGAGGTCATGCACCTGCGCGACTCGCTCATCCCGCGCTACGCCGAGATGGTCTACTACGGCTTCTGGTTCGCGCCCGAGCGCGAGGCCATTCAGGCCCTGATCGACAAGAGCCAGGAGAAGGTGTTCGGCACGGTGCGCGTGAAGCTCTACAAGGGCCAGGCCACTCCGGTGGGACGCAAGTCGCCGAACAGCCTGTACAATACCGAGCTGGTGACCTTCGAGGAAGACTCGGTCTACGACCAGTCCGATGCCACCGGGTTCATCAGGTTGCAGGGCCTGAGGCTGCGCGGCTACAAGAAGATGTAA
- the argH gene encoding argininosuccinate lyase has product MTTSSSKPWGGRFAEPTSKIVERYTGSVRYDKALYEQDIAGSKAHARMLARQGIISDDEAKKIVGGLDIILHEIHEGKFVWKDELEDVHMNIEARLTEMIGDAGRKLHTGRSRNDQVCLDFRLFVSARLEAWGELLAGLVKVLVERSGEHVDTILSGYTHLQPAQPVSLGHHLLAYAWMFKRDHERCQDALKRSAVSPLGAAALAGTTFPLDPKAVAEELGLYGTFNNSLDAVSDRDFALEALFVGSTVMTHLSRLCEELIIWANPNFGYVSLPDAFATGSSIMPQKKNPDVAELMRGKTGRVYGALLGLMTLMKGLPLAYNRDMQEDKEQFFDADRTVSDSLAIMAEMMQVMGFRPEKMRNALKLGFLNATELADYLAAKGVPFRDAHHVAGSAVAMAEKKGCGLEDLTLAELQSLSSKIEADVAEVLKYETAMKRRNTPGGTAPERVEEQITFLMKWVREVQE; this is encoded by the coding sequence ATGACCACTTCTTCGTCCAAACCCTGGGGCGGCCGGTTCGCCGAGCCCACCTCCAAGATCGTCGAACGCTACACCGGCTCGGTCCGTTACGACAAAGCCCTGTACGAGCAGGACATCGCCGGCTCCAAGGCCCATGCCCGCATGCTGGCCCGCCAGGGGATCATATCGGACGATGAGGCCAAGAAGATCGTAGGCGGCCTGGACATCATCCTGCACGAGATCCACGAGGGCAAGTTCGTCTGGAAGGACGAGCTGGAAGACGTGCACATGAACATCGAGGCCAGGCTCACCGAGATGATCGGCGATGCCGGGCGCAAGCTGCACACGGGCCGCTCGAGGAATGACCAGGTGTGTTTGGATTTCAGGCTGTTCGTGAGCGCAAGGCTCGAGGCCTGGGGCGAGCTTCTGGCTGGACTCGTTAAAGTGTTGGTTGAACGTTCCGGCGAGCATGTGGACACCATCCTGTCCGGCTACACGCACCTGCAGCCAGCCCAGCCCGTGAGTTTGGGGCATCATCTGCTTGCCTACGCCTGGATGTTCAAGCGCGACCATGAGCGCTGCCAGGACGCCCTGAAGCGCTCGGCGGTGTCCCCTTTGGGAGCGGCCGCCCTGGCGGGCACGACGTTTCCGCTGGACCCCAAGGCCGTGGCCGAGGAGCTCGGCCTGTACGGGACGTTCAACAACAGCCTGGATGCCGTGTCGGACAGGGATTTCGCGCTGGAAGCGTTGTTCGTGGGGTCTACGGTTATGACCCACCTGTCACGCCTGTGCGAGGAGTTGATCATCTGGGCCAACCCCAACTTCGGGTACGTGTCCCTGCCGGACGCCTTCGCCACGGGCAGCTCCATCATGCCCCAGAAGAAGAACCCGGACGTGGCCGAGCTCATGCGCGGCAAGACCGGCAGGGTGTATGGGGCGCTGTTGGGGCTTATGACGCTCATGAAAGGGCTGCCCCTGGCCTACAACCGCGACATGCAGGAGGACAAGGAGCAGTTCTTCGACGCGGACCGCACCGTGAGCGATTCTTTGGCCATCATGGCCGAGATGATGCAGGTGATGGGCTTCAGGCCGGAAAAGATGCGCAACGCCCTGAAGCTGGGATTTTTAAACGCCACGGAGCTGGCCGATTATCTGGCTGCCAAGGGGGTGCCCTTCAGGGATGCCCACCACGTGGCCGGATCGGCCGTAGCCATGGCCGAGAAGAAGGGCTGCGGGCTGGAGGATCTCACTTTGGCCGAGCTCCAGTCGCTTTCGAGTAAGATTGAAGCCGATGTGGCCGAGGTGTTAAAATACGAGACGGCCATGAAGAGAAGAAACACCCCGGGCGGCACGGCCCCGGAAAGGGTTGAGGAGCAGATCACTTTTTTGATGAAGTGGGTAAGAGAAGTTCAAGAATAA
- a CDS encoding glycosyltransferase family 39 protein — translation MDSMQSRFTSYIIDKFFIFFVLLSALIRFYRLDIPAMWWDEILVPLTASHSWEYIVSFSLGPEMHPPYYAFLVKLLMYFSSSEFFLRSISALAGTATVAVVYFVGKKISGYGVGLIAASVMMANPYMIWLSRQVRPYALLLLSISIVMHLVSRQDKEDVKASWLAVAIMSGFQLLLHYVSIFLVFSQALAISVGLIFEKKMRVEWKRLSLYFAVLSSFFLAIIPFFYSLLERRKSSFVKEENSYSEVFTVLKAKVIEISQLVFRSDIYHIELFLIAFGAVILFLTRKRIGFLIPLMAIVPLSILYIFKDTYVYFWHISFLIPTFSLMFSVGVCFFIRHVYVQMLVSLAVSFVLLFNIYSDGENRFYSVDSHSKFAVGPFSKLSRPATQEFLSLPFDSDMPRVVYSDSIGFINSVSWYLDRFTASNPLMNQSVTSSEKFRNVWYIANDTPGKDSLAPKENFETYVGENLYKSSYVAKYKEFVDIFKLSSFVSWDATPLNVYTNSKELSDITIVDNMGPSVVPTKNMTFGSFVLEAKNHIGTTGTVFVDIKRVNAGRDNIFKFLVGYDDHIRNEIYGEVGKIIGEHVKLRIETPEKYDRIAFEYRLLAADRTADYEAGNQQTIKLQNITFLFDKKGLLFDLLKPITIPNGAYLHGIEGIERDDNGNWRWINGSEANYEFDSLEEAEGVLRMLISNPIPNQNVAITVNGSEVANKQNMPYGKWLDTPESIEVPVRFVPGKNQVKLIFGKWNHRTPEETFSLADPRPLSAALLELSFNKY, via the coding sequence ATGGATAGTATGCAGTCGCGGTTTACTTCATATATAATAGATAAATTTTTTATATTTTTTGTGCTGTTGTCTGCACTTATTCGTTTTTATCGCTTAGATATTCCTGCAATGTGGTGGGATGAAATCCTTGTTCCGTTAACGGCTAGTCATTCATGGGAGTATATTGTCAGTTTTTCGCTGGGTCCAGAAATGCACCCACCGTATTATGCATTTTTAGTTAAACTTCTTATGTATTTTAGTTCGTCAGAGTTTTTTTTACGTTCCATATCCGCGCTTGCTGGGACTGCTACTGTTGCTGTTGTATATTTTGTAGGGAAAAAAATTTCTGGTTATGGCGTAGGGCTCATTGCTGCGTCAGTGATGATGGCAAATCCATATATGATTTGGTTGTCACGGCAGGTTAGGCCGTACGCTTTATTATTATTGTCAATTTCAATCGTAATGCATCTTGTGTCAAGGCAAGATAAAGAGGATGTGAAAGCCTCTTGGCTGGCTGTAGCCATCATGAGTGGATTTCAGTTGCTCCTCCACTATGTATCAATATTTTTAGTTTTTTCACAAGCACTGGCAATTTCCGTTGGATTGATATTCGAGAAGAAAATGCGAGTTGAGTGGAAACGTTTGTCGTTGTATTTTGCAGTATTATCTAGTTTTTTTCTTGCTATTATACCGTTCTTCTATTCTCTTTTAGAGAGGAGAAAATCATCCTTTGTGAAAGAGGAGAATTCATACAGTGAAGTTTTCACTGTATTGAAAGCCAAGGTGATTGAGATCTCTCAGCTGGTTTTTCGTTCTGATATTTATCATATAGAATTGTTTCTTATAGCGTTTGGTGCCGTTATTTTGTTCCTTACGAGGAAAAGAATTGGTTTTTTAATTCCGCTGATGGCGATTGTCCCTCTCTCAATATTGTATATTTTTAAAGATACGTATGTGTACTTTTGGCATATTAGTTTCTTGATACCTACTTTTTCTTTGATGTTTTCTGTAGGTGTATGTTTTTTTATTAGACATGTGTACGTTCAGATGCTTGTGTCTCTGGCGGTTTCCTTTGTATTGCTATTCAATATTTATTCTGATGGGGAGAATAGGTTTTATTCTGTAGATAGCCATAGTAAATTTGCAGTTGGTCCATTTTCAAAATTGTCTCGTCCAGCAACCCAAGAGTTTTTATCTTTACCTTTTGATTCAGATATGCCTCGAGTTGTTTATTCTGACAGCATTGGGTTTATTAATAGCGTTAGTTGGTATCTTGATAGGTTCACGGCAAGTAACCCGTTGATGAATCAGAGTGTAACCAGTTCCGAGAAATTCCGAAATGTTTGGTATATAGCAAATGATACTCCTGGAAAGGACTCCCTCGCTCCAAAAGAAAATTTCGAGACGTATGTGGGTGAGAACCTATACAAAAGTAGCTATGTTGCTAAATATAAAGAGTTTGTTGATATATTTAAATTGTCTTCCTTTGTGTCCTGGGATGCTACGCCTTTAAACGTTTATACGAACTCAAAAGAGCTTAGCGATATTACAATCGTTGACAATATGGGGCCTTCTGTAGTCCCGACGAAAAATATGACTTTTGGCAGTTTTGTTTTAGAGGCAAAAAACCATATTGGGACAACAGGAACTGTTTTTGTTGATATAAAGCGTGTTAACGCAGGGCGCGATAATATATTCAAATTTTTGGTTGGCTATGATGATCATATTCGGAATGAAATATACGGAGAAGTCGGAAAAATAATCGGAGAGCATGTTAAACTTCGTATTGAAACGCCTGAAAAATATGATCGTATTGCATTTGAATATCGACTTTTGGCTGCAGATAGAACTGCAGATTATGAAGCAGGAAATCAACAGACTATTAAACTGCAAAATATAACCTTTCTATTTGATAAGAAGGGACTTTTATTTGATTTACTAAAGCCAATTACCATTCCAAACGGTGCATATCTACATGGAATTGAGGGCATCGAGCGAGACGATAACGGAAATTGGCGTTGGATTAATGGGTCAGAGGCAAATTATGAGTTCGATAGTTTGGAAGAGGCAGAGGGTGTCCTAAGAATGCTCATTAGCAATCCGATTCCGAATCAGAACGTCGCCATCACTGTGAACGGTAGTGAAGTCGCTAACAAGCAGAATATGCCTTATGGAAAATGGTTAGACACTCCAGAGAGCATCGAAGTCCCGGTTCGTTTTGTACCTGGGAAGAATCAGGTTAAGCTCATTTTCGGGAAGTGGAACCACAGAACTCCTGAAGAGACCTTCTCTCTAGCTGATCCCCGTCCTTTGTCTGCTGCTCTGCTGGAGTTGTCTTTTAATAAGTACTAG